From the genome of Vicia villosa cultivar HV-30 ecotype Madison, WI linkage group LG2, Vvil1.0, whole genome shotgun sequence, one region includes:
- the LOC131650009 gene encoding uncharacterized protein LOC131650009: MPGTFESSFKLKMDTPIDTVKEAKRHTHTYSFFREPLTALEGLSSLMTSFFLKSFTDDYGNILTLLETVVDTPALQTLMQFYDPEMRCFTFQDYQLAPTLEYIKEVSDNWKSNGGVSGFSLKFLVRKAKEEFEKKNWNAYNALLAVAIYGIVMFPNVPNFVDSAAVHIFMGKNPIPTLLADTYYAVHSRYEKRGGAITCCLQMLFIWFLSLLPSKGPFVKTRDTLKWTHRIMSLTSYDIQWQKYRINVSEVIVGCGKFDNVPLVGTRGCINYNPVVSLRQLGYTLKDKPADHLIAETVYFAKGSVPEKLKGIIVAWKKIRKHNGAHLGKKELLALTPYIEWIIKRVGNLLLPYDRVAPLQKQPPLILSKFVPTELYKDALVTNYRLHEREQETNLKFFEERDAKMRLMHQLKQVEGASSSQASTRRRPYELLEEDLHHKQQECLQLQRSESSLKRQKRDSDKQLAEEKA; encoded by the exons atgcctg GGACATTCGAGAGTTCATTCAAGTTGAAGATGGACACTCCCATTGATACTGTCAAGGAAGCAAAGAGACATACGCACACCTACAGCTTCTTCCGAGAGCCGTTGACCGCATTAGAGGGTTTGAGTTCGTTAATGACCTCTTTCTTCCTGAAGAGTTTCACGGATGATTATGGGAATATCTTGACTTTGTTGGAAACCGTGGTTGATACTCCTGCTTTGCAAACCTTGATGCAGTTCTATGATCCTGAAATGAGGTGTTTCACGTTCCAGGATTACCAGTTGGCTCCGACATTGGAATA cataaaagAAGTATCTGATAATTGGAAGTCGAATGGAGGTGTCTCGGGGTTCTCTTTGAAGTTCTTGGTGAGAAAAGCTAAAGAGGAATTTGAGAAAAAGAATTGGAATGCGTACAACGCATTGCTTGCTGTGGCTATTTACGGGATTGTGATGTTCCCAAATGTTCCCAATTTTGTAGACTCGGCCGCGGTACACATCTTCATGGGAAAGAATCCTATTCCTACATTGTTGGCCGATACTTATTATGCCGTTCATTCCCGATATGAGAAACGTGGTGGTGCCATCACTTGTTGCCTTCAGATGTTGTTCATCTGGTTCCTTTCTTTGTTGCCTAGCAAAGGACCTTTTGTGAAGACAAGGGATACGCTCAAGTGGACACACAGGATTATGTCACTTACTTCTTATGATATTCAGTGGCAAAAGTATCGAATTAACGTTTCTGAAGTGATTGTTGGGTGCGGTAAGTTCGATAATGTTCCTTTGGTTGGTACTAGAGGTTGCATCAATTACAATCCCGTGGTATCCTTGCGTCAGTTGGGGTATACGTTGAAAGACAAGCCGGCGGATCACTTGATAGCGGAGACAGTCTATTTTGCGAAGGGGTCGGTTCCAGAAAAGTTGAAAGGGATAATTGTGGCTTGGAAGAAGATCCGTAAGCATAATGGAGCCCATTTAGGGAAGAAGGAATTACTCGCTTTGACACCGTATATTGAATGGATTATAAAACGGGTCGGAAACTTGTTGCTGCCATATGATAGGGTTGCACCacttcaaaagcaacctcctttgaTTCTATCCAAATTTGTGCCAACAGAACTTTACAAGGATGCTTTGGTTACCAACTACAGGTTGCATGAAAGAGAGCAAGAGAccaatttgaagttctttgaaGAGAGAGATGCAAAGATGAGGTTGATGCACCAGCTCAAGCAAGTCGAAGGCGCAAGTTCAAGTCAAGCTAGTACCCGGAGGCGTCCCTATGAGTTGCtagaggaagatttgcatcacaaGCAGCAAGAGTGTCTACAGTTACAGAGATCAGAGAGTAGTCTCAAGAGGCAGAAGCGGGATTCAGATAAACAACTAGCAGAAGAGAAGGCTTAG